One region of Solanum pennellii chromosome 6, SPENNV200 genomic DNA includes:
- the LOC107021489 gene encoding abscisic acid receptor PYR1-like, with protein MEQSENSTTHVHQEAEEEPNPTHQFMLPPGLTPEESDELKSSVTDFHSYQVNSSQCSSLLAQRIHAPPHVVWSVVRRFEKPQIYKHFIKSCSVAENFSMVVGATRDVNVISGLPANTSTERLDLLDDEKYVTGFSIIGGEHRLKNYRSVTSVHGFERHGRIWTVVLESYVVDVPEGNTEEDTRLFADTVVKLNLQKLASVAEAIALGGNGEIS; from the coding sequence ATGGAGCAATCCGAGAACTCAACGACCCACGTTCATCAGGAAGCTGAAGAAGAACCGAACCCGACCCATCAGTTCATGCTTCCTCCCGGTTTGACACCGGAAGAATCCGATGAGCTCAAATCAAGTGTAACCGACTTCCACTCCTACCAAGTCAACTCATCCCAATGTTCTTCTCTACTCGCACAACGCATCCACGCGCCGCCTCACGTCGTCTGGTCCGTCGTCCGTCGTTTCGAAAAGCCTCAGATATACAAGCACTTCATCAAAAGCTGTTCCGTCGCAGAGAATTTCTCCATGGTCGTGGGGGCCACGCGCGATGTCAACGTCATCTCCGGTTTACCGGCGAATACAAGTACGGAGAGGCTCGATTTATTGGACGACGAAAAGTACGTCACCGGTTTCAGTATAATTGGTGGTGAACATAGATTGAAGAATTACCGGTCAGTTACTAGTGTACATGGATTCGAACGCCATGGGAGAATCTGGACCGTTGTTTTGGAATCGTACGTCGTTGATGTGCCTGAAGGGAATACTGAAGAAGACACTCGTCTTTTTGCTGATACAGTTGTCAAATTGAATCTTCAAAAATTAGCCTCCGTCGCCGAAGCCATAGCTCTTGGTGGTAACGGTGAGATCtcataa